A region of the Sarcophilus harrisii chromosome 3, mSarHar1.11, whole genome shotgun sequence genome:
GCCTCCCCATGCTCTGGACCCCCCTCCTCTTCTCGCTGTCGTTTCCGGTCTCTGTCCTCCTGGCAGACCGAGCACTGAGACCGAGGGAAGAGGAAGGGTGGGCTGGGCTGGGTGCCCGCCCTCGCTGCCTGCCGCAGGGTGCATGTCCGGGCTGGCCCGGGGGTGCCCTCGGCCCCTTCCCCTGGAGAGACCAGCACTtgattaacttctttcttttgcaGCGGCGTTCCTTGGCGGGGCCCGGAGGGGGCTGCTCCGTCGTGGGGCTGGGCAGAGGGGGGAGGCGGTGGGCGCTCGGACCCACCTGGGCACGGGCAGGAGCAGGGGTCGAAGGAGCAGGCCCCTCCGCGTGTGGGCGGGGGTGGGATGGGCGGAGGTGGCCGACTGCCGAGGTGCCTGGCTCGctggtgggtgtgtgtgtgtgcgtgtgcgtgtgtgcggGGGCGTGTGCCTGTGCGTCTTGGGGGGGGTCAGAAGGGATGGTGGGTTGCGGACCGGGCGCTGACGGGAGGCTCCCCCCACCCTGGGGGTCGTCTCTGCCCCCTCTGTTACAGCGGCTTACAAGCATGCAGACGGCAAGAAGATCGACGGCAGGCGGGTGCTGGTGGACGTGGAGAGGGGCCGCACGGTGAAGGGCTGGAGGCCCCGCAGGCTGGGTGAGTGCTAGGGACCggtcctcccctcctctccccgcCTGCGGCCACACACTGACTCCCGTGTCTCTCCTCAGGTGGCGGCCTTGGGGGCACCCGGCGAGGGGGGGCCGATGTCAACATCCGGCACTCGGGCCGTGACGACACTTCGCGTTACGATGAGAGGTGAGCCGAGGACCCTGACCTGTGCCCGGGTGAGCCGGCACGGGTTCTGTGTGGTGCCCCCTAGGGAGGAGCGCCTGTTCTTAGGATcctttctgctttctctctcttggCCGTGTCCTCCAAGGGACCGGGACAGGGAACGCGAGCGGGAGCGCCGTGAGCGGAGCCGAGAGCGAGACAAGGAGCGGGACCGTCGGCGTTCGAGGTCCCGGGATCGGCGACGGCGCTCCAGAAGccgggagaaggaggagaggaggcgCTCGCGGGAGAGAAGTAAGGACAAGGATCGCGAGCGGAAGCGCCGCAGTAGCCGCAGCAGAGAGCGGGCTCGCCGAGAGCGGGAGCGCAAAGAGGAGCCTCGGGGTGGCGAGGGCCCCGAGCCTCCGGAGGCGGGGGACGCACCCCCAGACGACGGCCCTCTTGGGGAGCCCGGCCCTGATGGACCTGATGCCCCTGAGGAGAAGGGCCGGGACCGGGACCGGGACCGACGCCGTAGCCACCGGGGGGAGAGGGAGCGGCGGCGGGACCGGGATAGAGATCGTGAGCACAAGCGAGGGGAACGGGGTGAAAGGCGGGACGAGGCCCCCCGTGGCGGGGGCGGaggcggcggcggtggcggtCAGGACAACGGGCTCGAAGGGCTCGGGGCTGACGGGCGGGACCTCTATATGGAGGCCGATGCTGGCGAAGGCTATCTGGCTCCTGAGAACGGCTACCTGATGGAGCCGGCGCCAGAGTGAGCGAGAGAGAGCGGCGAGCGCCACCCCTCCCCCCACCGATAAAAGACCACCATCCCTTCTTCTCCCAATCACGTGAATGTGTCTGCCCCTGTCCCCCCACCAAGGCGTCCTCTGTCCAGACCCTTCTGATTATTCAATAAAATGGATTTCCTGCGGAGGTTGCTTGGGTGGTAATTTGGGGGAGCCCTTTCCCCCCCGCTGACCCTTGGGCGCAAACCTGGACTTTGACTCAGAGACCTCAGCCGGGAGTCTGCGCGGAGGGTCTGGGTTGAGTCGCTGGGCTGGCGTTGGGGCTGCTAAGGTGGGGGGGGGTTAGGTGACGCCCTGGCCTTGGAGCTCCCGGTGCCCGTCCCCACCATGTGGTGCCCTCCCGCGAACCACAGCGGCGACTTAGCTTCTCGGGCATGATTCATGTGAAAAGGAgtttgggaaaggggaagggggagggggccaAGTTGGCCAAGACGATGGTTCTGGTTTAGATTAAAGGGATTGTCGCTGAGCAGTTGGGAAAGGAAGCAGTCCGCCGGGCTCCGTCCAGAGCAGGGTGAGCCCACCGGCTTTCTGTAGTTGgcttttctaggttttttaggtttttttgtttttagatagaCTCGCAAGTCAAGGGGTGCTATTGAAATGTGGCCTGGGTGTTAGGTAGGAAAGCAGAAGGGTTTGTCACGCGATGTGTCCTGGGACAAGGAGGGGTGGTAGAATTCTGGCCGCTAGAAGTGGTTTCTGGCAGACCTCATGCAGCAGTCTCCAGTAGTTTGATGTCAACGTGGAAGGTCTCCTGTGTGATCCCCCAGGATCTGTATGTGGCCTTgtgctgtttaatattttttttaaataaaattttattgacacattttgtttttcacattGCCTAAATTTCTCCTTCTGTCCTCTACGCCACCTCAGGCAACAAGCAACGTAAACAAAACCTAGGGATCCGTCAGGGGATGATGAACCAGCGTTGCCCACCTCCTGGCCTCTGGTCTCCAGGGCCACACGTGTTCTTCCGTCATTCTGCAGCGTGCTCGCTCAGCGTTTTTGGCGGTGACTGAACAGAGTCATCCTGGTAACAGATGTCTCCCAGCTGTGAAGGGGATGGCTTACCTGGGAGAGGGACCATCTGGCCGGGGAATCCTAAGGACTCGTTAAGGATCCGGCATCTGGTTGTAATTGCTTGGTTCTGGTCTCGATAGAGGACCATGAAAAaaacaagggccagatgagcagCTTTCATGGCTTTGTGTTGGAGGCCAGAGTGAGGGCAGTGGTGGTGGGGGGCAAGACAGGGCATCCCCAGGAGTGAGGATGTGACATTGGGTGTCCAGGCCCCGAGCCCACCTTATAGAAGGAACCTCCGGCACTGGGGgtccttccttctctgtcatGGGCTGAGCTGGAAGCCTCTGCCAACATGGTGCCCACTTGTCACCTATTGCATTAATTGCAGCCGGGAATCCTCTGGTGGCCTTTGGAGGGCACACTGCCTTAGGCTCTTCTTGTTGGGGTAGGGCAGCCACGTTTGGCCACAGGCACCCAGGCCCAGCTCGTGATCTCGCCCCCTGGCAGCCCTCTAAACTGACAGCTCTTGTCTCCCCTGCGTTTTCTGAGGTCACTCACCACCTGCTTCCCTAGAGGAAACTCCTAGTGTGAGGACTCCACCTGACTCCACTCTTGAAAGTTTCCCTGGTCAAAGGAAAGCTAGCTAGTTCTGTGCTCATCCCTGGAACCCCGCTAAACCGGCCAGATTGGTGGTGGTTATAGTGTGATTGACACAGTGGCGtcgttttatttttatttttttctccatagcatttcatttttccaattacgtGTAAagattttcaacattgatttttgcaaattttgtgttccagatttttcctccctcctctcccttaaccttcccaagacaacaagcaatctgacagGTTGTATTTGTACAATCGTATTAATCATTTCCGTATTTGTCATGTGcaaggggggaaaaacatgagaaagaaaaggcaaacaaacacgAAAAGTGAAAATCCTGTGCTTTGGTTCCCATTCAGTCTCTATCGTTCTCTGAAtgttgatggcattttccatcctcaGTCTGTTGGAGCTGCCTGGGATCACTATGGTGCTGAGAAGTGAGCgtcctagttgatcatcacgcGGTCTGGCTTTTGCTGCAGACAGtgtggttctgcttgcttcactcagcatcggcTCACGTAAGTCAGAAATCGGTCTGTCGTTCTTATAGAACGATACTACTCCACTAATGCCATTCAAGAACATGACCCTTCAGCCGTCCGGTTCCTTGACACTACAGCTGGGCCGCCACtgacatttttgcacacatgggtccctttccctcctttaggatctctttgggatgcagacccgggagagacactgctggatgtacagtttgagagccctttggccattgttctaaattgctctccagaatggttggatcagtccatgactccaccaacaatgcattgatatcccaattttcccacatttcttccatcattttatcatcttttcctcctGAGAGATGACGTAAAGTGGGTACCTCAAGAGTtagcttaatttgcatttccctgaacAATTATggtttagagtttttttttcatatgattgtaaacggctcttaatttcttcatctgtaaattgttcataattctttgaccatttgtcatttgggaaatgacatgtattataaatttgaatcagttctccaTTTATTTTAGACACatgacctttatcagaaacactgcctgtaaaattttccccccagttttccgcttcccttctcatcttgacttcattggttttgtttgtgtaaaaccttttcattttttttttttttttattatagtaactttttattgacagaatccatgccagggtaattttttttacaacattatcccttgcactcacttctgttccgatttttcccctccaccctccaccccctcccctagatggcaagcagtcctatatatattgaatatctcctagtatatcctagatacaatgtatgtgtgcagatccaaacagttttcttgttgcacagggagaattggattcagaaggtagaaataacctgggaagaaaaacaaaaatgcaaacagtttacattcatttcccagtgttttttctttgggtgtagctgcttctgtccatcattgatcaattgaaactgaattaggtctctttgtcaaagaaatccacttccatcagattacatcttcatacagtatcgttgttgatgtatataatgatctcttggttctgctcatttcacttagcatcagttcctgtaagtctctccaagcctctctgtattcatcttgctggtcatttcttacggaacaataatattccataacattcatataccacaatttacccaaccattctccaattgatgggcatccactcagtttccagcttctagccactacaaacagagctgccacaaacattttggcacatactggtccctttcccttctttagtatctccttggggtataagcccaatagaaaaccttttcattttaacacAATCAGAATTAGCCCTTGTGCATTTTGTAATGTTCCCTAGTTCTTTgaatataaattcttcccttctccagagatctgatcTGTATactatctcttgctctcctaatttgcttttagtaTCACCCTTCACCATCTATattgtgaacccattttgatcttatcttggtatagagtatgAGTTGTTGgtctatgcttagtttctgccaacCTTTGGAGTTTTCTGGCAATTTTTGCCAAAAGAGTGGGTTCTCATCCCAGaggctggagtctttgggtttatctaACTGTAGTTTATAGTTGTGtgttattgtgtcttgtgtacctaacttACTCTACTGATCcacccccaattgataaatggtcaaaggatatgaagacagttttcagatgaagaaattcaggccatttctagtcatgaaaaaaaaaagtctgaatcaCTAATCTTAGCtggattggttttgtttgtacaaaaactttttaattaaagtaatcaaaattatccattttgcatttcataatcttctctagttctttgaccataaattccttcctttgcCACAGATCTGAGATGTAAATTATCcctcatttttctaatttgctcatAGAACGTCCTtttaatcatgaacccattttgacctttggTGTAGTGTGTTAGGTGTTGGTAAATACCTAATTTTTGCCAtggtattttccagttttcccagcaatttttgtgaaatggtTAGTTCTTACctcagaaactggagtctttggcttaccaaacactagattactgtagtttTTGACTGctgtgttttgtgaacctaagcTCTCTCAATGATctactactcttatttcttagactaaataaaatggttttgatggctgctactttataatacagttttcaatctgatacagctaggccatcttcgcttgcatttctttttcatgaattaccttgaaattcttgaccttttgttcttctagatgaattttgatttttttttcctagctctataaagtaatttcttgccAATTTGAtcagtatggcactgaataaatagactggctagaattgtcatttttattttattatcccgGAATACCTATGAGCATTTGATAGTCTTtcatttgtttagatctaacttatTTAAAGtaggaaaagtattttgtaattatgctcACATAGTTCCTGGCTTTGCTTGGTgggattttcttcctttcccttgctactggactttgttagtaacataGACAAATGCCtgtgatttatgtgcatttattttgtatcctgcagctttgctaaagttgttcattgtttctagtaatgttttagttgattttctttaGTAGACCCTCATGCCATCTGCAATAAGtagtaattttgtttccttattacctcctctaactccttcaatttcttttccttctctcattgCTAAAGCGTACATTTCTAATACAAAGCTGAATGGTAatgtgatagtgggtaaccttgtttcacccctgatcttactgagaatgtttctagtttatccctgTTACATATGGTGCTTGCTGATcgtttaaggaaaatccatttattcctattttctctcctttttaatagggatggatgttggattttgtcaaatacttttccCGTGTCTAtcgagataatcatataatttctgttcgattaataccaagtggttttgctgactgctgctttataacacgGTTCTGAGTTTGTTATGGCTAGGCCcgcttcctgttttttttttcctccattaattcccttgatattcttggccttttgttcttgtCCAGATTGGGTTTTTTAATGTAAGATATTTGTCttatattaaatgtaatatatttagatatattataatatatataatattctatatttatatataataaatatacatatatttatatatataataaatttatataaatataagatatccacaaaactttatttttaaaagccatatgaaagaatactccaaatcactaacaaaacaaagcaaaaattacAGTTAAAACAGTCGACACAGACTGGATGTCTTTGTTCACATCCAGCAAACTGGCACAGGTGTTGGCAGACAGGAAAGATGCCTGCTGGGAGGGTCTTGTCCAGGTCTTTAAAGAGCAGTTCTTGGTGCTGGTCTCAGTGTCTCACCCGGTATCTGGTGGGTTCTGCCACCTGCCAGGATCCCCTCCGAGTCTGGACTCACAGGCGGTGAGAGCGCTCCCAGGGTTTTGCCGTCCAGCCTTCTTGTCCTTCTGCTGTGGGAAGAGGCTCAGGCCAGGCCTTGGAGATGACCAGGGGCTGCCTTGCTTATTTGTGGGCAGGTTTTCTCGCCCGGGCCCTACCCAGAGGAGTCACTCACCTGGAAGCCAAAGAGTTCTTAGAGGGTAAGAAAACAGTGGCTTTCAACTTGGAAGCAGCCCCTGGACCCAGGAAAGCTTGTTTCTACAACTGGGCTTCTGGGTGTGGCCCACGGGTAAAAGGAACAGCTCGAGGAGCCTTGGAGGATGGCCATCTTGTCTCTGCTCTTGGAAGGACTCGTGGAGCCAAGGTTCGGGGGCCTGCTCTTGCTGGCTGGCCTGCTTTGGGCCCCGTAGGGCCCCTTGGATAGATAGGACGCAGTGTGGCCGTTGGATCCCTGGGAATGCCTGGAACAGGGCTGCTCCTTGGCTCCCAGCACTACAGGAGGAGGGTGGGTGAAAAAGGGGGTAGTCTGGTGTAGGAACTGGCTCTCCCCCATGGAGACGTGTCCAGGAAGGCCACTGGAAGGAAGGagccgaggaggaggaggaggagggaagtcCTGTGGTGCATGGAGAGCCTTGCTCCTGGCAAACCCTGCAGATCTGGGGCCTGGGAGCCTGTGCAGGATGGTCTGGGCAGCCCGCTGACCCCTCAGGCCTAGAATGCCTCGCCTGGCAGATCTTCCTTCCTCACATGGTTAGCTGCAGCCCCTCTCACTGGGCTGGGCTTCCTTCCACGATCCCCACCTGGCCATTTTGGGCCCTTAGCTCGTGGCCACCCAGGTCAGACCGGGAGCTCTCAAGACCCAACTTGGACCAGGGAGAGGGGACAAAGGGCAGGAGGTCAGGAATTCTGGGTAGGGAACATGGCAGGTATCCTCAGGCTCCACCAATGGGCCGGGAGTTTGCTCTTTTGAACTTTGGGGGCGTGGCTTATTGCCTGAGGAGGGAAGGCAAATGAGAGCCCAGGTAGCTACAGAAACAAGATAGGAAGAAGGCTCTGGGAAGACTTTCTGAGAGGAAAGCTcctctgaagaaggaaatgggaggcAGCCCCCCAGCCTCTACTGAGAACTGGTCCTGTGGGCCTGAAGTCCTCAGGGTAAAGGCAGAAAAACGGAAAAT
Encoded here:
- the SNRNP70 gene encoding U1 small nuclear ribonucleoprotein 70 kDa isoform X2, whose product is MTQFLPPNLLALFAPRDPIPYLPPLEKLPHEKHHNQPYCGIAPYIREFEDPRDAPPPTRAETREERMERKRREKIERRQQEVETELKMWDPHNDPNAQGDAFKTLFVARVNYDTTESKLRREFEVYGPIKRIHMVYSKRSGKPRGYAFIEYEHERDMHSAYKHADGKKIDGRRVLVDVERGRTVKGWRPRRLGGGLGGTRRGGADVNIRHSGRDDTSRYDERDRDRERERERRERSRERDKERDRRRSRSRDRRRRSRSREKEERRRSRERSKDKDRERKRRSSRSRERARRERERKEEPRGGEGPEPPEAGDAPPDDGPLGEPGPDGPDAPEEKGRDRDRDRRRSHRGERERRRDRDRDREHKRGERGERRDEAPRGGGGGGGGGGQDNGLEGLGADGRDLYMEADAGEGYLAPENGYLMEPAPE
- the SNRNP70 gene encoding U1 small nuclear ribonucleoprotein 70 kDa isoform X1 codes for the protein MTQFLPPNLLALFAPRDPIPYLPPLEKLPHEKHHNQPYCGIAPYIREFEDPRDAPPPTRAETREERMERKRREKIERRQQEVETELKMWDPHNDPNAQGDAFKTLFVARVNYDTTESKLRREFEVYGPIKRIHMVYSKRSGKPRGYAFIEYEHERDMHSAYKHADGKKIDGRRVLVDVERGRTVKGWRPRRLGGGLGGTRRGGADVNIRHSGRDDTSRYDERPCPPRDRDRERERERRERSRERDKERDRRRSRSRDRRRRSRSREKEERRRSRERSKDKDRERKRRSSRSRERARRERERKEEPRGGEGPEPPEAGDAPPDDGPLGEPGPDGPDAPEEKGRDRDRDRRRSHRGERERRRDRDRDREHKRGERGERRDEAPRGGGGGGGGGGQDNGLEGLGADGRDLYMEADAGEGYLAPENGYLMEPAPE